The Alnus glutinosa chromosome 3, dhAlnGlut1.1, whole genome shotgun sequence nucleotide sequence GGCTTCGTAAAATAGTGTTTTAGATTTTGGTTGGATATTTCTTCTGTGTCCTTTTCTTTCAGAAGGTGTAGCGCTTCTTTTGCATACCATAGAGAAATGCATGTATATACTGTGTACAAGGATTTGATAATAATACTTCCAGTTGAAGGAAGAATTCataccaaataaaaatataatatatttttgaaactttCAAGGGTTACTGCTCACGAAACTTTGATAAACAAAGGAGCATTATGCATGTGGATTGACAATTTAGAGAAggacaataacaataacaatacaAGCATAAACATAAAAGCGTCAAAAGTCTCATATTGAAAGAATATGAGCAGAGTGATCAGGATAGATAGGAACTTGCAAAGAGAAGATGGAGCTTGAGATAAGATGCATGGGGATGTGGGTccataaaaatagtaaaatgcAATGTGAGATGCAAGCCTTGATTTTTGCAGTAATGCAACTCTCTGCAATATCATTCTCACTAAACTTAGTATTTTGttcttataaaaattttgtttccttttgcTAGATATGTATTTTTTGCTTCTCCATTACATAGGACTGCTGGACTAATGGGCATGTGGATGGGCTGGGTCTTGTACCTTCAACTCACCTCAAATGCAGTTTAGTTTCTTCATTTTGTAGTAAATATGGCTGATGAATGATTATATGTCTGTGTATGGGTAATTGAAAGAGAATATACTTTCTTGAACACTAAACTAGAGCAGTAAAACACAGCTTACATCCTTATTTTGCATATATATTCATACGGAAATTACCACACACGActctccatattttttttagctaaagCTTTTAACTCTATGTAAATGGTGAACAGGCAGAAGGCCTTCTAGTCGAGCAAAACATGTCACCCTGCTACGAATTCATTGAAAAGTTCTGTGGGTGTATCTCCAGTCATCTCTCTGCCATGCAGAAACAGAGGTACATGTGACTGCCTAGCCAATAGTGTTGTGTATGCTACTCATACATCTTACCTTATTTCTATTGAGGCCTAAAGGAGAGTCCTAACTTTTGTCAGATTACTAAGAAACTTAAGAAACTTCAAGCTGAGGGGAGAGGATAACGCTTAACATATAGTTAGCCATTTGGATATAGTCATAGGAACTAATCTTTGAGATGTAGATGTTGAGAACTTGGAGCTAATTTTTGGGCTTTAATCTTCAAAATCTTGATTTTAATCTACATATCAGTTTATACTTAAATGAGGCCCGAAAAAAAGGCTATACTTTCTTCTTAAATTTTACTGTTCTGATCCTGAGATTCATATCTTTCCCTGCACCTTCCGTTTTATCCTTTATATAGGGGTTGCCCTGAGGAGTGCAAGGAAGCTGTACCATCTTTGATGTACGCAGCCGCAAGATTCTCTGATTTGCCTGAGCTCCGAGACCTGCGAACTATTTTTACTGAGAGATATGGAAATTCCCTTGAATCTTATACAAATAAAGAGGTAAATTCATAGGTTCCTTAATAGCTCGTCTCTACAATTCACAGCTCCAGTCCATTAATAATATACACTGCTTCTTTTGTGAATATCTTTGTTTGGGTACTGACCAAGCTAATGGCTTTTAATCAGTTTGTTGAGAGGTTGAGGTCAAATCCTCCTAcaaaggagatgaagattcagTTACTGCAAGACATAGCACAAGAATCCAATATACGATGGAATAGCAAGGGTCTAGAACAGAAATTGTATACTGCTGCACCCAAACAAGTAAGCTTCACTCTCTATTACTAAAGTTGCCTCCAAAATTGTTAGACAAAGATATCAGAAGGGAAATGAAAAACAATTCGGAGATTGGGGGTATAAAGAGATATCTTTTACCTTTAAAAGGAAGGATGGGAGAGATCTTTGAGACAATGGAAGCCATACCATACTATCTATGAAGTATGCATGCACGCCCCCCCCAATCTCTACAAAAGGCCTGCTTTTATATAATAACAAAACAACCTTGGTACTCAGAAGTTCAAGGCCCTCAACTTTAATCGTCAGTGGATCTACTAAGATGCCAAAGCTTCCCCTGCTTCCTGCCTATTTAGTCCTACTTGTCAAAATTGAATTTGGATGTTGAGCCCCTTTCTACTTCTGATTACTTTTTGCAACATGTATGACTTCTTCCAGGAAGATCCTAAACGTGGTTCGTTAAGCAATATTGATGATGAAAAACGGCAGAAAAACAAGGATGATGCAGTCCCAGAAAGAGACAACCAGAATGCTGGGAACAGACTGAGCAATGGGGAGGGTTTTATTGCAAAAAGAAAGGATAGCGACCTTAATTTTCATGGAAGAAAGGATGTCATTGATGATCGATACAGGATGCCTAGCAGTAGTGAAGAAGAGAGGACTACAAATTTATCCCAGGATGGCCTAAAAACTTCTTCACCGTTGAACTATAAATTTATCCCTCCACCTTACCTCAAAAAGAAGGCTgacaaacacaaaaacagttcAGAGGAACCCCCCACAAAATTAAAAGGCAGTGTTGAGATGGAAGCAGCTCAACATGTTGGTGGTCCGGTTGTTGAAGATAAGCCAAAACCAAGGTCAGTTAGGAGGAGAAACTTGAAATCACAAGAAGATGCGAAAGAAGTCCTGCGAACCATACATGCAGTTGGTGGTGATCCAATGGATGAGGAAAGGAAGCTAGATGGCCATGTGATGCAACACAGTAAGAAGCAGTCACCCTTAGAATCAGGCAAAACAAAAGCATATCTGAAACCTACTCCTCCTTCACAACAAAGAGATCACGAGTACGGTGAATATAGGAGGAATAGAATAAAATCTGATTTGGATGTTCCACCTGCCAGAGCAGCACCAGAACCAACTTTACCCGAGGCAACAAAAAAGCATGTTCGAGCCACTTCCTTACAAGCAGAGATGCTGAGCATGGCTAGGCATGTGCATCCCAAGCTACCAGAGTACGACGAATTGGCAGCTCGGATTGCAGCTCTTAAGGGAAGATGAAGATGCATGAAAGAAATAGATATGTAGAAAgcaattctttctttctttttttacttcaattctATACATCCTACATGTGTGATATAACTGATACGGGTTTCTTGTATTGTGTGCTAGTTAGTTACTTTGAGTGCATCAGTTTCTGTAGTCTGTTTGTGGCAGGCAACCGAAGGGGCATGCTCTACCAGTTTCTTCACACTTTACAGGCTGACATGCTGAACATGTTATGTTAGTGCATGCCCATCCTAATTCCTAAGCTACTACATATATCTGTAATGAATGTTCATCACTCATCAGCTTCGACTGCGATAGAAACTTTGGAAGCagtttcattcttttcttttttttgttcttttgttcttttttttttttttttagtcctcGTATACTATATTATCATCACGGAGAAAATCTCTACCTGTCACACATCCATTGTGTCACCGTATCATAGGATTTTAACACATCACTTTAAAACCAacttttaggaagaaaaaaaattggttagGGTAACACTTCTCTTTTCTGTTACCTGCAAGCGTCGTAGAAAAGAAACATTATGTACAAATTTACTAGGGACAATAAAATATGGGAAAGAAAAGCGGAagcaaagaaagagaaaagataaagaatttTGAGTGGTTCAATGTTAGACACATACGTTCATCACATCTAATTGCCTCTAAAGGGTACACCCCAATTACTTGTTCGAATTACTAGCAATTTGGATAGATAATGTGAGAGTTCCTATATGAGATTTTCTACCagcccaaaatttatttggacaggTTAATCCCATATGAAATAGTAGTGGATACTTATCcctttatttatagaaaaattgtGGTTagggttcttttgggtttgcgatttcaaaaagcgtgatttaaaataacgat carries:
- the LOC133862493 gene encoding uncharacterized protein LOC133862493, with product MFDGLLKSKFYTKCKSNINLLKKRLEVIRNKKGVVLKYLKNDIAELLRNGLDINAYGRAEGLLVEQNMSPCYEFIEKFCGCISSHLSAMQKQRGCPEECKEAVPSLMYAAARFSDLPELRDLRTIFTERYGNSLESYTNKEFVERLRSNPPTKEMKIQLLQDIAQESNIRWNSKGLEQKLYTAAPKQEDPKRGSLSNIDDEKRQKNKDDAVPERDNQNAGNRLSNGEGFIAKRKDSDLNFHGRKDVIDDRYRMPSSSEEERTTNLSQDGLKTSSPLNYKFIPPPYLKKKADKHKNSSEEPPTKLKGSVEMEAAQHVGGPVVEDKPKPRSVRRRNLKSQEDAKEVLRTIHAVGGDPMDEERKLDGHVMQHSKKQSPLESGKTKAYLKPTPPSQQRDHEYGEYRRNRIKSDLDVPPARAAPEPTLPEATKKHVRATSLQAEMLSMARHVHPKLPEYDELAARIAALKGR